The genomic region CGCCGTTTTGGTTGGTCTCCTCAGAcgtcaaaatgacgtcgttttgaggAGATCGACCCGACCTGACCCGCTCCAATGACAAGATCCACGTGTTTTTGAAAAGAGGCTATTTGCGCATTTAGTCCTTCTGcttttttatagttttataattaaaatttttcgtatttttaattttgcccagaaattttgtttttgttttatttcgaTCCCTCTTGGTGCTGTGAATTTTGGGAGGATGAGATATTTCCCATTTTAGTCCTCTTTCGTTATCTGCGCACCCAAATAGGTCCTATTCTTTAGTTTTTATTCCAAATCTGTCCCAAAACTTCACtttaagttcaatttagtcccttttgctatttttgatattttaactaaattaattaatttaagatGTTACTATTATtcatatcatcatcatcatcatcatcatcatcatcatcatcatcatcatcatcatcatcatcatcatcatcatcatcatcattattattattattattattatcctcattagtatattattattattttaatattattattattttcaccaTTGCTATTatgttttaacattattattttctattattatcaatgtttatattattattatttattatcaatattaATATTATCATTGCCGTTTTTGttactatcattattattatttactattgtttattatcattattatcaccATTCCTTactatttactattattattattattattactattttcattATTGTTATCACTATTTTTATTTACTACTAATATTATTACtcctttttattattaatatCCATTATCAATattattgttactattattattattattgttatttctcatgaatatattgttatttatattattattattattactactagtATTATTTCTTATAACTATTATGCTATTACCattactattattactattattattattactattatcattattattattagtcttATTATTACcaccttattttattactattaacaTTCTTTAATTATTGTCActatcatattttttatttaacatattattgttactaaatttttattatcattattactatcgtattattattactattatattttcatctacatAGATTTTCTTGTTACTTACTTATTTATATTTCTATCTATTTATATTTTCGTTGTTATTGTATTTTAAGCATTATAACTATATTATCATTTCGCTATTGTTATATTTCTCATATTATTATTGTCACCGCTATTactatcaatttttttaaaataattttatgtaatatttatttacaactagtttttttttttcaaatactaTTAGTTTATTTatcatttctattttattttagctcatcggttttatttatttattttatttgttctttCATTGTTATCATCCACGTTTGCGTTTATGTTCATTCTGTTATGCTTGTCAATGCCGAGATTTATATCCGTTTATGCATTCTTCATCTTACTATTACAAATTTATGTTAACCATTACCCGACGAAAATAACTTTTTCATAAAAAGCGATACTTCATATTTAGGATttcgagaaaatcgtgccctaacttactgggtttcgatttttctcaattaacctaaataacggaatattcttttaaatcacaatacgagtcttaaaaaaatgcttattctcggaaatacgaggtgttgtgccctaacttaccgagtatgacattttgttaccttgaaataagatttttcgcaagtaaaggcaatattcggtgtctGGAAACTCGAGGAAACGTGccttaacttactgggtttcaattCTCCTCATTCACcttaactaaccgaatatccttttaagaAGGGAGTTAAATACACGGATTTTTAAgtaaaaggcaagctcattctcaaaagttcgagatgtcatgtcataactcactggatatgacgtTTTGCTGCttcgagacgagaaggtctttaacgtttgagtttcttttttacaaaaagatggatcgtatttcaaagttttttaagttttcaaatttttcaacactaagacactaattaatcgactaggtaccaattttgggcatttcgaggttgctaatccttcctcgtacgtaaccgaatcCCGAACCCGTCTTttcaattttcgtagaccaaaatcgttgttttgataaatcaaacagattattaaaaacaaccacttttcgaggtgacccgatcacacctcatcaaaaggGATTGgcggcgactccctttttttgttttcattttcaaaatccaagtcgatcctcgtttttcaaaaaaatagtttcaACAATAAACATTTGAAGTTTGGAATTTCTTGAAGGAGTATGAAGGAGATGAAAAGaataaaagcatgaaaatgtTGAACCTGATTAGAGAATTTGAATTTCAGAACATTAAGGACTCCGAGATGGTGAAGGAGTACTTTGACAAATTACTTGTAATTGCTTCTAATCCTTGTTCCGAAGCTTTCGACAATCTTTTCACTACTATTTCCTTTCCATCATCTAATGTTCCCGGCACACAAAATTCAACTCACAAGACTTGATAGAAAAAAGGAGAATGCCTGATAACATATTAATTTGCAtgttattttgtgtttaattCGGTTTATTTCTGAATTGATCCCTACTAAATTAGTacttttatgttttaatcttgtcagggatgcaattgggATGCTAAGAGACAAAACGAGCAGaaaaggatcaaattgaaaaataatcAATAAAAATGAGGCAGAATAAAAAATATGGAGAAAAGCCAATGACTCATCAGaatttttgactttgaaaaagcaaaaaatagaaaaaatcttattttattttttattttgattttatgttaGATTTGTTAAGGCCAAAAATAGCAAAttctatgtatataaatagggcctTAATGTCCTTTGGAAAATCATCACTTAATTCTACATTCctacttcaatttggaattgaattactttttttttccctttcaaaTTGGCATTAACATTATGTAGCATGGTTTCCAATTCTTGTTTCTTTTCCAAAATTGGTTCAATTGCTCTCCAAgtacttttcttttcctttctttacaATAATCATCAACCTACCTTCCAAAGTTTACAAAGCATGAACATTTTCATATTTCACTAAATTTCATCTTCACCTTAGGCCGATGTTCTTTCCGGTTGAGAATCGTGAGATACGAATTCGTGCTAAAAATTCGTCCAATCGGTATTCATTTTTTTCCTAAGTATCAAGATAGACcaatcatcccttaaagttaaactcgatttcaagtcaaagtgcacgttgggttggagtcATGTTTACTGACAGTTGGAGAAATGAGTCGGTCGTGCTGTATTCGGATCTCCGAGAACAAATTGAGGAAGAAGTGATCGGGTTTAAACGACCTACGCGGTTGAGGCCGTTAATTCAAGTTGGGTTCGTCAGAACGAAAGGCTGCTGGAATCTTGAATTGGGAACACGTGTATCTCGGTTAGAtatcggtaagggttggtttgcaggtcgtaTCAAAACCAGCTACTAGAGGAATTGATGGTTAGGACTTTCTTAAttgctataaccagcttatcgttTGGACAAGAAGATTAATTTTTGAAGATCTATTTTTGGTATGAAATTTACtgagtctaaggctaaggcttattTTATCTGTTTACAAAAGTCTAAATTTATTTccagtttatatttattttcaatattaatcaattttttatttaagttgatTAGATTATTTACTTTCTTAAACATTCTCAAACCCCCCATTTAATTGTTATTTTTGTTGTAGGTAAGTTTGGAGTCGTGGACACGACTCTTGCCACGACCTTTGACACGACAAATATTCTATTCATAAGTGAACACGGAAATTGATTACAACTTCCAATCCctgtggactcgaccctactaccactctttacTACAATTTAGAGTTTtttttggagaaattatttttggtggttttgaCGCCCATCAATGCCCTTTCATTGATATTGGATTTGCTGAAAATTGCCATTATTTATTACCTTGTAAACTGGACCGAAACCACCCTGCCCTAGCTTTTTTATGTGATGGAAATTGTCTGTTGCGACGGCGAATTCTTCAAAATTGAATAGTGGCAGCTGCTGGAGTTCAACTCCAATTGAATTTTCTCCTATATTTTTCACTAGAAAGCTTATGTTTGATCTGCTTTCGTTTTTCATTTCTTCCTAAGATAGGATCAAAGTAGTTAGTACCGCATTGATAGACATATTATTGTTGTCTTGACATTGATCAATATGTACCAATACCATCATGTTTCAATATATCATTTCAGATTTATCAGTATTTTCTACttatatatttcaagtttaatttgtaattttttaataaattatttatacatataaatatttttcatatGTATTACCTTTATATTTAgttattctacacaataagaagAGTGTAGAAATTGTAATAATGACTATGCCTGCAATTACTGTTGTAATAACAACGACCTTAATACTTTTCCCTTTATATGGAAATAGAAAAACTTGGTTAATAACTTCAACCCAAAAATGCAGATATTGACTCAATTTATCAAACACATCGTCAACACTAATAAAATTTACCCAGTTCCAAAGATGGCAGACGAATGTGAAGATCAACGCCGCTAGCGGAGGAATTCTGGACTTTAATCAAATCTCCACTCCACAACATGCAACCAATGCCATCACCATACTCATAAGCCACACACGAACAATTCTTCATGTTCATGCATTGGTCTTTGCACTGGCCATTACTTATTGATGACGGGTGCTAAAATGTTGGCACTTTCATCCTCTTCATCTCCAAAAACCCATCATCACCTTGGCCTGCTCGCTCCCATTGTTGTAATCTTTTTAGAACTGCAAAGGGGTAGTCCTAAAACATCCACTACTCTAATTACCTCTACTCCATTCTTCTATATTCCTAGGCCTAAACCCCTTTTAGCAACTGCAAATGGGTCGTTTCGATGAATCACATATTCCAAATGCCCCCACAGTATCCATAAACATCACAGTTTGTTTGATAACTAGAATACTTGTTTATCCAGCTCCCTTTCCCCgcatcccatttccattcagtgAATTTTCCTTGAGAATCTAATTCACCGTATATCTATATAAAGTCATTAGAAAATTCGTAAGTCATATAGTACGGTTGTTGTGGAttatctacaacaacatcaaaccCTTCAAGATAAGCAGTGTACTTATCTATTAAGCTAATAAAGGTATTCCCATTCTATGGACCGGTCTGATAATAGAGCTTGTTATTCTTTCTAATGATGCCCTCTGAGCTATTGAACGGTTCAAGGTTAAGATTAAGTTACCATCAAGTGGGTCATCAAATGCTTTTCCATGATTTCAGCTCTACTTTACGACCCTTTTTAACATCAGTGCTGATCTTCATAGTTTCAGTGAAGGCATTAGAAGGATCTTCGAAACTCTCCCATAAGTTGCTTGCTCCATCCTCACCGTTACTAAGGACAAGGTTTCCAGAGTCTAAAAGTTGGGCAGTTGTTTCATTAGGAGTTGTATTGTTAACATGTGATGACcaaagtgtaacaccctaaacccagcctagacgttatggccgaatctgcgatgtcatattgaagtgtttttcgaaaaaacATAATTTCGTTGAGAAATTTGTTCTCTTATTaaaacctctttgtgatcttaacAAAAGTTCAAGATATCATGTTCTTTATTAAAACTCAAATCGTTTTGGCAAAATGTTAACCATATTAGATTGTCATTACACTTTAAAACAATGTTTgttgcgaaagcttttaaaatTTGTTGTGTAAGCGAGGTGTttaaaaaacatttatcttttgaaaatccGCGGCCTACTACTAACAAATATGAATCAAGTAAATAAATCCCAAATTATaataaaaacttaaagaggccttattacataaaaatacccaaattataCTACTTATAAGTTAAAAGATAACATGGAAGTGTAAgctgttgtgtggccaccttcgagtccctcgcagcaccgatccggcTAAAGATTACCTGCGCAGATAAGCAGAAgaatgagtttacgaaaactcagtgtgtaatcccttaataagTAAATAGTAAAACATACAGTGAGCAAaaatagtctgggcctaagcctatatcagtaacagttcagtttcagttagggccttagcctaaTATAGTAACAGTATCagagtgggccttagcccaatttagTAGCAGTCAaggtacagatatgcaatcagaaattctacccaaccagcctctacacaccactccgtccaacctacacaccatgtggggataaaattaacccacctatccctacataCCAAAAAtaacaccggttgcggcactaaacaatatttacagcagagctaccagtacagtacacttcctctaaatatagtaaacccatccccatgcaatatgtTATGTCATAAAATCTTATGTGTATGCAACAACGTCATGCTCGATTACAACCATACATATCATAGGGGCATATTAGTCATTTTACcccataggggtataacagtcatttcatcaaattagggtctgggtatacttaccgacccaacagtaagtCTACAATGGTCTTAGGCGACCCGTGAAACCCTAACAGTCAAACAATAAAAataggcccaaggcccataatgtggcccactaagcccaagaatggccttggccgtgtgcctggCTCAATAAACTCCACACGTTcatgtggttcacccgtgtggggcccatatgacccatttcagcccatcaaGGCCCAAATCAACCTCAGAccatgaaatcactcatggcCGGCCTTTACGATCTTACACCCACGTTTATGCATTCGGGTTACCACACAAGCAAGTGCACCCTCGTGAAATGTCGACGGTCACCTATTTTGATTTTTGCCGACTTATGATTATAACAGTATGGTTACACACCTGATGTGATTTGACGTTAACCGCACTCCGAATCCTTTTATACCTGAAGTGGCATCTAATCAGTTACATAACTCATGTTTCAAATGGAGCCTAATAGAGTTCCCAAATTGACCATAGTCTCCTTACCTGAAAACAATCGTAAGCGTACCTCTAGTTCCTAGGAGATGTGCCAATCAATTTCGATCACTACCTACACGAATGTCACCACCTTTAATAAACCCGTATTTGGAGTATAATACAATCTATGCATATCGTTCAATACTGCCTTTCGAATAATAACCTATGTTCCCATACAATAAACCTCAATTCACTTACCAATAATGACAGAGCAGATTGTAGATAAGTGATGCAGTGCACAAAGAACCGAGAAGGAGGATTGATTTGAAACAGTAAACATGGGATAATGATCAAAACGAGGAGAAGAAAGAAGATGGTACTCAGAGAAGTGAAAACCGAAGGGAGAAAGAAATAAGACAGAGGCCTACCAaccaatattcggccaaaggaaaaaTGATTGAATGAGAGGGAATGATGAAGTAATCGCCCAAAGCTCGGAGAGGGGGAGAATAGAAGAAAATCGACCCAACCATAAAGtgtaaagagaaaagaattgcgagagagaaaagaagaaaaaaatgtaaGGGGAGTCAGCTAATAAGGCAATTGACCGAAAGGAAGATTAAAGTTGCATAAAAAGCAGAAAAGAAAAGGTACCTAAAAGACCCCAAAAAAATTGGCCTCCAAAATTGAAAGTGCAAATAAGCAAAAGAAAAGCACTTGATAGCAactaaaatagagaaaaaaaaaacctattaCTCTCCAAGCCGAATTCCTTTGAGTACCTAGAGTCCCCATTCGGCACCAACACTCCCTCAACTTCACATccccttgattttctcctaaaatctctccacaaCATCCTCAAACCGATCCCTCAACAACTCAACcacttaatttgaaatttaaacttTTCAGTGTTTCGATCAACCCACAACTTTCCCATGGcacagcagcaaaataaaacactccactaCCCCCACCAAGATTCGAACCTCAATCCTTAAGCATAGATATCACACCACTTATACCCTAGACCAGCAAGCCCTTTTTGTCATGTTTTACCCACATTTAATTAAAAGCCTACTGCCTAGAGACAGTgcttattcctttaaaaacaaaactttttgcaccTGCCCAGGCTTAAactcaagacttctcagacacttcccaggacacttaaccactaaaccaaATACAAAA from Gossypium arboreum isolate Shixiya-1 chromosome 1, ASM2569848v2, whole genome shotgun sequence harbors:
- the LOC128280931 gene encoding G-type lectin S-receptor-like serine/threonine-protein kinase SD1-13, coding for MGKTISCSVLLALISCFYLLFATTLDTITPSKSIIDPDVLISQNGVFRLGFFSLANSSNCYIGILYNQVPVQIVVWVANRNSHLKDSFGILNISDDGNLVVSNGKAEVIFSRIGAARDSKVATQQLTLPYSGNLVLSNGEDGASNLWESFEDPSNAFTETMKISTDVKKGRKIYGELDSQGKFTEWKWDAGKGSWINKYSSYQTNCDVYGYCGGIWNM